Proteins from a genomic interval of Rhizoctonia solani chromosome 12, complete sequence:
- a CDS encoding major facilitator superfamily transporter: MDKQENQVSPAIVAYKSERRQAWVDIVPQISSNRHKLEMEALTTNLPTVPTAMTSGSPAPTIVEKPEVDDSKTIAPEPSSFAQLGSLQKNILLAIFCLGQFMDIMNTSAMLPALPATSQTVGLTESDSVWLFAAYQATFASFLLISGRISDIYGPKPAFILGSLFFGGTSLGAGFLNNRIALLVLRALQGIGAAHTIPSALSMIVQMMPEPKEQQRAIGLFGASGAVANGTIIGAILVEYASWRWIFWIIAIISIPAAAACVFLIPSSPRNNKAKASQLDALGVFILIAAIVLFVYALTTGSVSGWRSGGVLAPFFVSIALFLAFFFWEARVDEANAALPPKLWFYPNFAVLFGTALMPFFWYMQMYLTFSPYWQDYLNWSTIITGVKFLPLGVVAGPIMVNGGRIAAIGRPKLLIMGGLILAFIATIMLPFSSQLNDRYWPLVFPAFIIGSAGTAVVFVLANISIFQTTPPAYAGTVGAVFNAALQLGGAIGSSATTSIQTSIDEKVIEDGSFDGTHFQGRSASLWFLLAWVGLVAIGVAVFYKQGRRPDDVEGKPEDDRPIAIH, encoded by the exons ATGGATAAGCAAGAGAACCAAGTATCTCCCGCGATAGTGGCCTATAAATCTGAGCGACGCCAAGCCTGGGTCGATATTGTACCTCAAATATCCAGCAATCGTCACAAGCTAGAAATGGAGGCCCTTACCACCAACCTACCCACCGTCCCGACAGCCATGACTTCTGGATCACCGGCTCCAACGATCGTCGAGAAGCCCGAGGTCGACGACTCAAAGACAATCGCTCCTGAGCCCTCATCGTTTGCCCAGCTTGGGTCTCTTCAAAAGAATATCTTGCTCGCGATCTTCTGCCTCGGACAATTCATGGACATCATGAACACCTCAGCGATGCTTCCCGCACTTCCCGCAACCTCTCAAACTGTCGGGTTAACTGAAAGTGATTCGGTTTGGCTATTTGCCGCGTATCAGGCTACGTTTGCCTCTTTCCTCCTCATT AGTGGCCGTATCTCTGACATTTATGGCCCTAAGCCGGCCTTCATACTTGGCTCTCTGTTCTTCGGGGGAACTTCATTAGGAGCGGGGTTCCTAAACAATCGCATTGCACTACTTGTTCTCCGTGCTCTTCAAGGAATCGGTGCCGCACATACCATTCCCTCCGCTCTCAGCATGATTGTGCAAATGATGCCTGAGCCAAAGGAGCAGCAGCGCGCTATCGGTTTGTTTGGAGCATCCGGAGCAGTAGCAAATG GAACCATTATTGGGGCAATCTTGGTAGAATATGCATCGTGGCGATGGATATTCTGGATTATTGCTATTATCTCGATTCCTGCTGCGGCTGCGTGTGTTTTCCTTATCCCGAGTTCACCACGCAATAACAAGGCAAAGGCCTCTCAGTTAGATGCACTTGGTgtcttcatcctcatcg CTGCGATTGTCCTATTCGTATATGCACTCACCACTGGCTCAGTCTCTGGATGGAGATCCGGTGGTGTGCTCGCTCCTTTCTTCGTGTCAATCGCcctatttttagcattcttCTTCTGGGAAGCTCGAGTTGACGAAGCCAACGCAGCACT TCCACCCAAGTTGTGGTTCTATCCAAATTTTGCTGTGTTATTCGGCACAGCTTTGATGCCTTTCTTCTGGTATATGCAAATGTACTTGACCTTTTCCCCATATTGGCAGGACTACCTGAATTGGTCGACTATTATTACCGGCGTCAAATT TTTGCCTCTAGGTGTCGTGGCTGGGCCTATCATGGTTAACGGGGGGCGCATCGCGGCTATTGGGCGGCCTAAGCTCTTGATCATGGGTGGATTGATTCTTGCGTTCATTGCAACCATCATGCTTCCATTCTCGTCTCAACTCAACGACCGCTACTGGCCGCTCGTATTCCCTGCTTTCATAATTGGTAGTGCAGGAACAGCAGTTGTATTTGTCCTTGCCAA TATATCGATCTTCCAAACTACACCCCCAGCCTACGCGGGCACAGTCGGAGCTGTCTTCAATGCTGCTCTTCAGCTTGGCGGTGCAATTGGTTCCTCAGCGACAACATCCATTCAGACGTCCATTGACGAAAAGGTCATCGAGGATGGGTCATTTGATGGGACTCATTTTCAGGGTCGTTCCGCTTCTCTTTGGTTCTTGCTGGCATGGGTTGGTCTCGTTGCAATAGGTGTTGCAGTGTTTTACAAGCAGGGCAGGCGCCCCGATGATGTAGAGGGTAAGCCAGAGGACGATCGTCCTATAGCAATCCActag
- a CDS encoding pectate lyase, protein MVSFKLSTIAAVAAFFAQTAVAAPSPSMEFSGAHAKRAASCTFPNPPKTSSLSAPMTVKGTFDGGNVRYDRGKGACSGQKEGGDKDAVFLLESGATLKNVVIGADQAEGVHCKGSCTIENVWFEDVCEDAITIRQTSGTTTIRGGGAKGASDKVVQHNGGGTVNISSYCVQDFGKLYRACGNCKTQYKRTVNISDVIAKNGSLLAGVNSNYGDVATIKNVQATSVKSMCDTFQGNDSGKEPSKLTSNKSNSSCKF, encoded by the exons ATGGTCTCGTTCAAACTTTCCACCATCGCTGCTGTCGCTGCCTTCTTTGCTCAGACAGCTGTCGCTGCTCCATCTCCTAGTATGGAATTCAGTGGTGCACACGCCAAGCGTGCTGCAAGTTGCACTTTCCCCAACCCTCCTAAGACTTCCAGCCTCAGTGCTCCCATGACTGTCAAGGGTACCTTTGATG GTGGCAATGTCCGCTATGACCGCGGAAAGGGAGCCTGCTCTGGCCAAAAGGAGGGAGGCGACAAGGACGCCGTCTTCTTGCTTGAGAGCGGCGCTACTCTCAA GAATGTAGTTATCGGCGCCGACCAGGCCGAGGGCGTCCACTGCAAGGGCTCCTGTACCATCGAGAACGTCTGGTTTGAGGATGTATGCgaggacgccatcaccatcCGCCAGACTTCCGGAACTACTACTATTAGGGGTGGTGGAGCCAAAGGTGCGAGCGACAAGGTTGTCCAACACAATGGTGGAGGAACCGTCAACATCTCTTCGTACTGTGTGCAAGACTTCGGCAAGCTGTATCGTGCATGCGGCAACTGCAAGACGCAATACAAGCGCACTGTAAATATCAGCGATGTGATCGCAAAGAACGGTAGTCTGCTTGCCGGTGTCAACTCAAACTACGGTGACGTCGCGACTATCAAGAACGTGCAAGCAACAAGCGTGAAGTCAATGTGCGATACGTTCCAGGGCAACGACAGCGGAAAGGAGCCGTCGAAGCTGACATCGAACAAGTCCAACAGCAG ctgcaagttctaa
- a CDS encoding NAD-dependent glycerol-3-phosphate dehydrogenase C-terminus codes for MTSTSKPTSRVLVLGAGNFGSCLADHLADSTHRVYLWARSKQIVDTFNKERRNEKYLTDHVFPEGIDAIGPELPSADFLNDVDVVLFAVPTQGLRKVLEELHPRMPKNRIPLMIFVNKGIEAGSQALTLEIIAESCGPDVAKASTFISGPSFAKEIVKRQPTTVSVSSLSLSHAQQASDLFHQPWFRCYTGADPLGVELAGALKNVYAIAAGIADGLGYENNTRAGLITRALAEMTRIGSAYGASPLTFLSLAGIGDLMLTCTSSKSRNYTVGYRLGKGEQLDHIIRTLGSVAEGVTTSEGLKPMTQKLGVYAPIADGVYSILYEGRDAKDVAIQLMNEPPLREIDLPQGAGAPVEELKKKLGVDSLDPA; via the exons ATGACATCTACCTCGAAGCCTACTTCTCGAGTTCTGGTGCTCGGTGCTGGCAACTTTGGTTCTTGCCTTGCCGACCATCTTGCCGACTCGACTCATCGTGTATATCTCTGGGCTCGCTCGAAACAAATTGTTGATACGTTTAATAAAGAACGAAGAAATGAGAAGTATCTGACTGATCACGTATTTCCTGAGGGCATCGATGCAATCGGCCCCGAGTTACCTAGTGCAGATTTCCTCAACGATGTCGATGTAGTTCTATTTGCTGTACCTACTCAAGGATTGAG AAAGGTACTGGAAGAGCTGCATCCTCGGATGCCCAAGAATCGAATTCCACTTATGATTTTCGTCAACAAAGGTATTGAGGCTGGGTCCCAAGCTCTCACTTTAGAAATCATAGCAGAGTCGTGCGGTCCTGATGTCGCAAAAGCATCCACATTCATC TCGGGTCCGTCTTTCGCCAAAGAAA TCGTGAAACGCCAACCTACTACCGTCTCAGTATCGTCCCTCTCACTCTCACATGCACAACAAGCGTCAGACCTATTTCATCAACCCTGGTTCAGGTGCTACACAGGCGCAGACCCGCTAGGCGTGGAGCTCGCCGGAGCTTTGAAAAACGTATATGCTATAGCAGCTGGTATCGCCGACGGATTAGGATATGAGAACAACACTCGAGCTG GCCTCATTACCCGTGCTCTGGCCGAAATGACGCGAATCGGTAGCGCATATGGTGCCTCGCCTCTCACATTTTTGAGCCTCGCGG GAATAGGAGATTTGATGCTTACGTGCACGTCATCCAAGTCTCGTAACTACACTGTAGGCTATCGCCTAGGCAAGGGAGAGCAGCTAGATCATATCATACGGACACTTGGATCTGTTGCTGAGGGAGTCACAACCTCCGAGGGATTGAAACCGATGACCCAGAAGCTTGGAGTATATGCTCCG ATTGCGGATGGCGTTTATTCCATCCTGTATGAGGGGCGTGACGCAAAGGACGTCGCAATACAATTGATGAATGAGCCGCCGCTACGTGAGATAGATCTACCTCAGGGAGCTGGGGCTCCCGTAGAAGAGCTAAAGAAAAAGCTGGGAGTCGACAGCCTTGACCCGGCTTGA
- a CDS encoding glyoxylate pathway regulator: MSDAAAAHPVSPATSHTHVEPTARGVHSWDNSQPGFPEYKRRIANPAPLGLLAFATTTWIVSLFLVQTRHVYTTNITLAMALSTGGLVQFLAGMWEFVTGNTYAATMFGMLGGFYLSVGAIYWPGSGIASAYSGTVDENDAIGLYLSAWFIFSVIMVVASIRTSVAMTTLWGSIFMTFLLVMIGSLREQEKVLKAAGGFGILTSAVAFYCGAAGIWVKNTSFFDLPVFHTGEKN, encoded by the exons ATGTCTGACGCTGCCGCTGCCCACCCCGTCTCTCCCGCCACCTCGCACACCCACGTCGAGCCAACTGCGCGTGGCGTGCACTCTTGGGATAACTCTCAG CCTGGCTTCCCCGAATA TAAGCGCCGCATTGCCAACCCGGCGCCTCTCGGCCTCCTTGCGTTCGCGACTACTACTTGGATCGTTTCTCTTTTCCTTGTCCAGACTCGTCATGTTTACACC ACCAACATCACCCTTGCAATGGCCCTCTCCACTGGTGGTCTCGTTCAATTCCTCGCTGGAATGTGGGAGTTCGTCAC TGGTAATACATATGCGGCGACCATGTTCGGTATGCTCGGCGGCTTCTACCTCTCCGTTGGTGCTATCTACTGGCCCGGCTCTGGGATCGCATCTGCTTACTCTGGAACTGTCGACGAGAACGATGCTATTGGCCTATAC CTCTCTGCCTGGTTTATCT TTTCCGTCATCATGGTAGTCGCTTCCATCCGTACCTCTGTTGCGATGACCACGCTCTGGGGATCCATCTTCATGACCTTCCTCCTTGTCATGATTGGCTCTCTCCGTGAGCAGGAGAAGGTCCTCAAGGCTGCTGGTGGTTTCGGTATCCTCACCTCCGCTGTTGCCTTCTACTGTGGTGCCGCCGGTATCTGGGTCAAGAATACTTC GTTCTTCGACCTCCCCGTATTCCATACCGGCGAGAAGAACTAA
- a CDS encoding glyoxal oxidase, translating into MRALLLFGAAAVLAGPHKDIHACASKNSAWNGQKMPPHQHSLACGTFTPYFVPEGSVSLDDNHKSIRYLPHTAWKIANDSAFVGGSMHVSNTLGANVTVKFRGTGIQWFGKTSRRHGSPRVFIDGTLTGATSLWSKKTFVKQRLFGLSHLDEGEHILTIQNDGLEIDVDAFVVTSGSTGANSNKPRAEPVSSSARPRWRLEQRGQTGVAAMQVAVISDTEVIVIDKVEHNPLIVEGHPAWGAIYNLERHTVRPLNMKSNSFCAGGSFLGNGTLINVGGNPIVEDDTGPIDFGDENGLQAMRLFNPCPGALCDMYDHPKELHLTSSRWYPTVSRLDDGSVGIIGGSTKGGWMNNASTNNPTMEFFPPKPTGDKGVVRLDFLAKTLNSNLFPIVFTLPDGHLFVAANQDAMVYNWRTNHEHKLPPLPNGVRVTYPMTGTALLLPLTFRNNFEPEVLICGGSTLSDRILPTKLSARDPASNQCFRMTITEAGIAGGWQVEEMPDRRVMPDAVLLPDGRAVVVNGGRTGIAGYGNVKLQVGSSNADDPVFTPVLYDPKAPAGHRFSTEGMPSSDIPRLYHSVATLVPDGSIMIAGSNPNLDVSTVKYGTEYRVEWLKPDYMSLPRPRIVKLPDQIAFMGSFTLDITLTEEANNITVSLMDLGFVTHSVHMNSRLVELECKLASDRRTLTVSSPPSGTVYPPGPAWIYVLADGIPSVGRKLMVGNGIQV; encoded by the exons ATGCGTGCACTTCTCCTTTTCGGCGCGGCAGCGGTTTTGGCTGGCCCACATAAGGATATCCATGCCTGTGCATCCAAAA ATTCGGCGTGGAATGGACAAAAGATGCCTCCACACCAGCACTCGCTTGCGTGCGGTACATTCACCCCCTATTTTGTTCCAGAGGGCTCTGTTTCCCTAGATGACAATCACAAATCTATACGATACCTACCCCACACCGCATGGAAAATCGCCAACGATTCTGCATTTGTTGGTGGATCAATGCATGTCTCGAACACTCTTGGAGCAAACGTGACGGTCAAATTTAGGGGGACCGGTATTCAGTGGTTTGGAAAGACTTCACGTCGGCATGGATCACCCCGTGTCTTCATTGACGGTACTCTTACCGGAGCTACTAGCCTTTGGTCCAAGAAGACTTTTGTGAAGCAAAGATTGTTTGGGCTTTCACATTTGGATGAAGGCGAGCATATATTGACAATCCAGAATGACGGTCTTGAAATTGATGTGGACGCTTTTGTGGTTACTTCTGGATCTACGGGTGCCAACTCTAATAAGCCTCGGGCTGAACCCGTATCTTCAAGCGCACGACCCAGGTGGAGACTTGAACAGAGGGGACAAACCGGTGTTGCAGCCATGCAGGTTGCAGTCATTTCGGATACCGAAGTTATCGTCATCGATAAAGTGGAACACAACCCATTGATAGTCGAAGGACACCCTGCGTGGGGAGCCATATACAACTTGGAACGTCACACTGTACGCCCGCTGAACATGAAGAGTAATTCCTTCTGTGCTGGTGGTTCCTTTCTTGGAAATGGCACCTTGATTAACGTTGGGGGAAACCCGATCGTTGAGGACGATACCGGGCCCATTGACTTTGGCGACGAAAACGGGCTACAAGCAATGCGACTCTTCAATCCTTGTCCTGGCGCACTCTGTGATATGTACGACCACCCTAAAGAATTGCATTTGACGAGTTCTCGCTGGTATCCGACTGTCTCAAGATTGGATGACGGTTCGGTGGGTATTATTGGCGGCTCTACCAAAGGCGGATGGATGAACAACGCGTCTACTAATAATCCAACTATGGAATTCTTTCCGCCCAAGCCCACCGGAGACAAAGGGGTTGTTCGTCTTGACTTCTTGGCCAAGACCTTGAATTCAAACCTTTTCCCGATCGTCTTCACGCTTCCAGATGGCCATCTTTTTGTCGCTGCTAACCAAGATGCGATGGTGTACAATTGGAGAACGAATCACGAGCACAAACTTCCGCCTCTGCCTAACGGGGTCCGTGTAACATACCCAATGACCGGAACCGCACTCCTACTACCACTCACGTTCCGCAATAATTTCGAACCCGAAGTTCTAATTTGTGGGGGTTCCACACTAAGCGACCGTATTTTACCAACGAAATTGTCTGCCCGAGACCCAGCGTCTAACCAATGCTTCAGAATGACTATTACGGAAGCTGGGATAGCCGGTGGGTGGCAGGTCGAAGAAATGCCGGACCGCCGTGTCATGCCGGACGCGGTGCTTCTACCTGATGGCCGGGCTGTCGTGGTCAACGGAGGCCGGACAGGGATCGCTGGCTATGGAAACGTCAAACTTCAAGTTGGATCTTCTAACGCGGACGATCCTGTTTTCACCCCAGTCCTCTATGACCCCAAGGCGCCCGCTGGGCATCGGTTTTCGACTGAAGGGATGCCATCATCAGACATACCCAGACTGTACCACTCGGTCGCAACCCTCGTCCCCGATGGTTCCATTATGATTGCTGGATCCAACCCCAACCTTGACGTCTCGACAGTGAAGTATGGAACCGAATATAGGGTAGAATGGCTAAAGCCGGATTACATGTCCTTACCACGTCCAAGGATTGTGAAATTGCCGGACCAGATAGCCTTTATGGGATCCTTCACGTTGGACATCACACTAACAGAGGAGGCAAATAATATCACGG TTTCACTCATGGATCTTGGCTTTGTTACGCACTCGGTGCATATGAATTCACGCCTTGTGGAGTTGGAATGTAAGCTCGCGTCAGACCGTCGTACTTTGACAGTGTCTTCACCCCCTTCTGGAACTGTGTATCCTCCTGGGCCAGCATGGATCTACGTCCTGGCCGATGGTATTCCAAGTGTGGGGAGGAAGTTGATGGTCGGCAACGGCATTCAGGTTTAG
- a CDS encoding glyoxylate pathway regulator, with product MSDIEKSQPGFPTYNRRIANPAPLGLLSFATTTWIVSLFLVQARHVYVTNLSLAMALAVGGLTQFLAGMWEFVTGNTFAATMFSMLGGFYLAVGAIYWPGSGIADAYAGTGEGNDALGVFFTAFFIFSVIMIVGSLRSSIAITTLWCSIFMTFLLVMIGAFREQEKVLKASGGFGILTAAVAYYCGAAGLWTKQGTSRVAGTSVRLAHLDLPSLVESNFNLFLSTTSPITDSNSSRNARDPPALVIRPPAQPPFPDKDWEPSSALGVCSPEGFKSEQSISQLRPYTPSPSLHCCHASLDPPAQPEVFQVLERATEALLLHAQRSFDSITSESVYSHPDTAPDTFQPARSHADDDDGRSELEKIPEIDLEPQSIEPPSQPILSEPAVESLQVARPLSPVAAGLATSSVSSISHDRTKPNIRPSLIGFFSRWADKRSPAPKEQKDRASGPVSSQGSGARNDSTNGGSAFTRFKNKSTERLTALLVGGEDIKPSSSSIRSSRFRIGGRRANSGSIRTTDRVDSSNVAQSITQGVAQISPPSSPVPAARALEVADTDVPPESSSTHSSERGRAVGPRSSARMYDKPLPVRSPSEEPIGGEPVLISVSFFLHPSKITPSRPACANRLGPLLDRRPIDAEHDPVLPEPADQPVQENSSRNLPTPPRSRSPSLFRKKLREKRARTGSLRDLLKKSDSTKSKKQDRFTPPTPFIAWITQHTHRSSPSELPEPPLPALPALATPLATPHISPPPENLSPVVETSPTETSRILSLVWYPPELIRSPYASGISLSEYHDRANNPGSAAAPYDERASSISSRLPGFSEPADETGSQSDPPYSLYLQPPLSGATSRVASLSSSTIHALTTSDRRSPAKLRRKHSQEVNRKHLASLQLQSVAGSSTGPASSAPSRSLDTLLNSAWPEPPDHTIKSDGEDQAYHYLTETGADEDSDREEYLPSPTSAGGASTHPATPKHLRARPRSRSPGEPIRDEHPLPVVMRGANGDQSDWEPDSRVTSICLLPLLPLDHRLRRVQRAGSTSAARPIGIFENLPFRPLPQWPVPRPSRQSHLLGPCLGPLLFAQHSHASPSPTRASSTPRAPSPVPPIRIPSATPILKAPLPRRTTSYQSAASIRQLSERRDSVEEAYSIRDDGAPRLGQATLSAGRQLREERTCTPPPEGIQVNTVGAEKTRIARIESLSNHTGTHLHYDETRYKFIEEILFTPSRFETLLSHNTKIKPHPIIKFGLCLGAIFLNEYQDYINRDSTRAEDSEHQPSNNNMAEHRSGSAASGSSKSSRSKVDPVKDWHKVQPSGSRTSSSRGSIDRTGALYVPTPDVIERNELIIKALKNAPDALHTRFRHFGQLGVLGWSSEFSELIDEIQRCGLERQMFTTTRAQALSTCKALLKLHIDIRLQMISMYVFDRPLLPPSCVAYSLALADLIRFLCSQIARLRRFLDAETEYTDYPTPDFPLPEAY from the exons ATGTCTGACATCGAGAAGTCTCAACCTGGTTTCCCCACCTA CAACCGCCGCATTGCGAACCCCGCACCTTTAGGTTTGCTCTCATTTGCAACAACCACTTGGATCGTCTCGCTCTTCCTTGTACAGGCTCGCCATGTTTACGTC actaACTTGTCATTGGCCATGGCCCTTGCTGTTGGTGGCCTGACACAATTCCTTGCCGGGATGTGGGAGTTTGTGACTGGAAACACTTTTGCGGCAACTATGTTCTCTATGCTTGGCGGTTTCTACCTCGCTGTTGGTGCCATCTACTGGCCTGGGTCTGG AATTGCTGATGCGTATGCTGGCACTGGAGAAGGAAACGACGCTCTCGGTGTCTTCTTCACTGCCTTCTTCATCT TCTCGGTTATCATGATTGTCGGTTCCCTCCGTAGCTCGATTGCGATCACCACCCTCTGGTGCTCGATCTTTATGACTTTCCTCCTTGTTATGATTGGTGCCTTCCGTGAGCAGGAAAAGGTCCTCAAGGCGTCCGGTGGTTTCGGTATCCTGACTGCTGCTGTTGCCTACTACTGCGGTGCCGCCGGCTTGTGGACCAAGCAAG GAACCTCGCGCGTTGCAGGTACATCAGTCCGCCTCGCGCACCTGGATCTCCCGTCGCTCGTAGAGAGCAATTTCAACCTTTTTCTTTCCACCACGTCGCCCATAACCGACTCTAACTCCTCGCGCAACGCGAGGGATCCTCCGGCGCTGGTCATTCGCCCGCCTGCCCAGCCTCCATTCCCCGACAAGGACTGGGAGCCATCTAGCGCCCTTGGGGTCTGCTCCCCTGAAGGGTTCAAATCCGAACAGTCTATATCTCAGCTCAGGCCTTATACTCCTTCTCCCTCT CTCCACTGTTGCCACGCCTCTCTCGACCCACCTGCCCAGCCCGAGGTTTTCCAAGTACTCGAGAGAGCAACCGAGGCATTGCTCTTACACGCCCAACGATCCTTCGATTCGATTACGTCAGAATCAGTCTACTCCCACCCAGACACTGCCCCCGATACTTTTCAGCCAGCGCGATCACACGcagacgacgacgacggcAGATCAGAGCTCGAGAAGATCCCCGAGATAGACCTAGAGCCACAGTCAATCGAGCCCCCCTCCCAGCCAATCCTTTCTGAACCAGCGGTCGAATCACTCCAAGTCGCACGCCCGCTCTCACCTGTTGCTG CCGGCCTGGCGACATCTTCAGTGTCTTCGATATCTCACGATCGTACTAAGCCCAACATTCGGCCATCACTGATTGGTTTCTTTTCTCGGTGGGCGGACAAGCGCTCACCGGCCCCTAAGGAGCAGAAG GACAGAGCGTCGGGACCCGTCTCCTCCCAAGGATCAGGCGCACGGAATGATTCCACTAATGGTGGTTCAGCCTTCACCAGGTTCAAGAACAAATCAACTGAAAGGCTCACTGCACTGTTGGTTGGGGGAGAGGATATCAaaccatcatccagttctaTCAGATCTTCACGATTCAGAATTGGTGGCCGCAGAGCGAACTCGGGGTCCATCCGAACGACAGACAGGGTTGATAGTAGTAATGTAGCGCAGTCAATTACGCAGGGTGTGGCCCAGATATCCCCACCCTCTAGTCCCGTTCCAGCGGCAAGAGCTCTGGAAGTTGCAGATACAGATGTTCCCCCCGAAAGTAGCAGTACACATTCGAGCGAACGTGGCCGAGCGGTGGGACCGAGGTCGTCTGCCAGAATGTACGATAAGCCTCTTCCTGTTCGGTCGCCTTCTGAGGAGCCCATTGGAGGTGAGCCCGTATTGATCAGTGTAAGCTTCTTTCTTCACCCGTCAAAGATCACCCCAAGCCGACCAGCTTGCGCTAACAGATTAGGGCCACTCCTAGACCGACGTCCAATCGATGCCGAACACGATCCCGTACTACCCGAACCAGCAGACCAACCCGTCCAGGAAAACTCATCAAGGAACCTCCCGACACCTCCGCGCTCTCGTTCACCATCGCTTTTCAGGAAAAAATTAAGAGAGAAGAGGGCTAGAACTGGGTCGCTTCGGGATTTACTTAAGAAATCAGATTCG ACTAAAAGTAAAAAACAAGATCGTTTTACGCCTCCGACTCCTTTTATCGCTTGGATCACGCAGCATACACACCGTTCTTCTCCATCTGAACTACCTGAACCACCACTTCCGGCTCTCCCAGCTCTCGCAACACCACTAGCTACGCCCCATATTTCCCCTCCTCCTGAGAATCTTTCGCCGGTCGTGGAAACTAGTCCGACGGAGACCTCGCGCATATTATCATTGGTTTGGTACCCTCCTGAACTCATTCGAAGTCCTTATGCAAGTGGCATTAGCCTCAGCGAGTACCATGATCGTGCCAACAACCCCGGCTCCGCGGCTGCTCCATATGACGAGCGCGCAAGTAGCATATCCTCCAGGCTACCCGGCTTTTCCGAGCCTGCAGATGAGACGGGTTCTCAATCCGATCCCCCCTATTCATTATATTTACAACCGCCACTTTCCGGAGCGACAAGCCGTGTTGCGAGTCTCTCATCGAGTACCATTCATGCTTTAACTACCTCAGATCGCAGGTCACCGGCAAAGCTACGCCGCAAACATAGCCAGGAAGTAAATCGAAAACATCTCGCATCCCTCCAACTTC AAAGTGTGGCCGGGAGTAGTACCGGCCCAGCCTCTTCGGCGCCTTCCCGTTCTTTGGATACACTGCTGAACAGCGCGTGGCCGGAACCCCCTGACCATACAATCAAGAGTGACGGAGAGGACCAAGCGTATCATTACCTAACCGAAACGGGTGCTGATGAAGACTCGGATCGCGAAGAATATCTTCCTTCTCCTACATCTGCTGGTGGCGCATCCACCCATCCAGCAACACCCAAACACTTACGGGCGAGACCAAGGTCGAGATCCCCCGGAGAGCCCATACGTGATGAGCACCCCCTCCCTGTTGTGATGCGTGGTGCTAATGGCGATCAATCGGATTGGGAGCCTGACTCGAGAGTTACGTCTATTTGTCTGCTTCCCCTTCTACCACTCGATCACCGGCTTCGCCGGGT GCAGAGGGCAGGAAGTACGAGTGCCGCTCGTCCAATTGGAATTTTCGAAAACCTTCCTTTCAGACCGCTTCCCCAGTGGCCCGTTCCACGTCCATCACGCCAATCCCACCTCCTGGGACCCTGTCTGGGACCCCTCCTGTTCGCCCAACACTCGCACGCGTCCCCTTCACCCACCCGGGCGTCTTCAACCCCAAGGGCGCCATCTCCTGTACCCCCGATACGTATCCCTTCGGCTACGCCCATTTTAAAGGCACCCCTTCCCCGGCGTACTACATCTTATCAGTCCGCTGCGTCTATACGCCAACTCTCGGAACGGCGTGATTCTGTCGAGGAAGCTTACTCTATTCGAGACGACGGCGCTCCGCGGCTGGGCCAAGCCACCCTAAGCGCCGGTCGCCAACTCAGGGAAGAAAGGACTTGTACTCCACCTCCAGAAGGGATTCAGGTCAATACCGTAGGAGCCGAAAAGACTCGAATCGCTCGTATAGAGAGTCTATCAAATCACACAGGGACTCACTTACATTACGACGAGACTCGCTACAAGTTCATAGAAGAGATTCTATTCACTCCATCCAGGTTCGAGACTCTATTATCTCACAACACAAAGATCAAGCCGCATCCGATAATCAAATTTGGACTGTGCCTCGGAGCCATC TTCTTGAACGAGTATCAAGATTATATCAACCGAGATTCAACACGCGCCGAAGATAGTGAACATCAGCCGAGTAATAACAATATGGCCGAACACAGATCAGGGTCTGCTGCCTCCGGTTCATCGAAATCCTCCAGATCCAAGGTGGACCCAGTCAAGGACTGGCACAAGGTCCAACCCTCGGGTAGTCGAACTTCCAGTAGTCGA GGATCGATTGACCGAACTGGCGCGCTATATGTTCCCACCCCTGACGTTATCGAGCGCAACGAGCTGATCATCAAGGCTTTGAAGAACGCTCCAGATGCCCTTCATACTAGGTTCAGGCACTTTGGGCAG CTGGGGGTCCTCGGATGGAGCAGCGAATTTAGCGAACTAATTGACGAAATCCAGCGGTGTGGACTCGAGCGCCAGATGTTTACCACTACGCGCGCACAGGCATTGTCCACCTGCAAGGCACTTCTTAAACTGCACATCGATATTCGATTGCAGATGATTAGCATGTACGTCTTTGATCGCCCATTGTTGCCACCGAGCTGCGTCGCTTACTCACTTGCTCTCGCCGACCTCATTAGGTTTCTGTGTTCGCAGATCGCACGACTTAGACGATTCCTTGATGCCGAAACGGAGTATACCGACTATCCAACACCCGACTTTCCTCTCCCTGAAGCCTATTGA